The DNA sequence tcctcctggagcttacagcaggccctgttcgaagagccttgtaagctctcggcggattggctccatcagggaggggtggcctaatatgcaaaggacgtcctgctacaaaaaaaaaaaaaagccctgttcttgatgtagccaatcctcctggagtttacagtaggccctgtactaaagagtcctgtaagatccaggaggactggctatatcgggggtgtgtggctaatacgcaaaggagttcctgctacaaaaaaagccccggtaacTGCCAAGCAAGGGCCATCCTTGTCCCTCCCGCCATAGCTGTCGCACGGTCTCGATAACGCCACTCACCCATCAGGGGACAGATATCTGCAAACAAAGCAAGCCCCACCGATGTTCCGTTGCGCTTCTCAACTTGGGTGGGACAACCGGAGGAAGAGACCCGACCGTACGTCTTCTCCGGCAGGGTGTTTTGCAAACCTCGACTTTGGAAAAAGTTCCCCTTCCAGTTCGGTTTGCCCTCCCCGTCTGTCTTCGGGGCGCCTCTCGTCGTGGCAAGCTTTCACGCTCCCAGGACGGCCAGGGTCTCGGTGCGAAAGACGCTTCTCCGTTGAACTCTTCCAGGGAGAAACGGACAAGCAAGATCTAGgacctggtcccccccccccccccccaaacttatCCCTGTGAAACCTAGGTGGGGAAAAGCTAGGTACGTCTCCGGCAGCACTTTCAGGCCTAAGATGTTTTTCAGGGCAGGAGCTTTCGAGATTTAGAACTTTCTTCATCAGATATGAGTTGGAATGGAGATCCCGGAGTCCTTatttccaatgttccctctaagctgcaaagtcttgtgagcaaaaattctactttgtgagctactggtattaaagtggtgagctcctgcatcaattagtgcgctccggggccatccttcttggcaaaggaaaggtcccctgtgtaagcaccagtcatttctgactctggggtgacggtgctctcacaacgttttcacggcagattttttacggggtggtttgcccttgccttccccagtcctctacgcattccccccagcaagctgggtcctcatttgaccgacctcggaaggatggaaggctgagtcaacctcgagccggcgacctgaaaacccagcttccgccgggatcgaactcaggtcgcgagcagagcttaggactgccttcctgagcgaagacaaaaaggtgcgagctggaggctaaaaacccgtgagctagctcagcctaactcagctcagagggaacactgcttttcTCCCAGTCAGAAGGTGCGAGAGGTGGTACACAAAAGGGCGTGGGGATGCAAGGGTACAACAACGAGAGCACGGGAGGGTTGCTTGGGGGCGGGGAATGAGCATCCGGAACACTCCTCCCACTTCCTGACTGGGATAGaaggactcagagatctccattcctgTTTGTATCTCattacggggagggacggtggctcagtggtagagcatctgcttggtaagcagaaggtcccaggttcaatccccggcatctccaactaaaaagggtccaggcaagtaggcgtgaaaaacctcagttgagaccctggagagcaggggagggacggtggctcagtggtagagcatctgcttggtaagcagaaggtcccaggttcaatccccggcatctccaactaaaaaggggtccaggcaaataggcgtgaaaaacatcagcttgagaccctggagagcaggggagggatggtggctcagtggtagagcatcttcttggtaagcagaaggtcccaggttcaatccctggcatctccaactaaaaagggtccaggcaaataggtgtgaaaaacctcagcttgagaccccggagagccgctgccagtctgagtagacaatactgactttgatggactgagggtctgattcaggagatgTTCATATATGAAGTGAACTTGGTGTCTTGAAAGATcataaccccgccccccccaatcctgttggtctctaagctgTTACCAGACTCACTTCTAGCTGTTGTACCGCAGCCCAACGTGGTTAATCTCTGAAGCTCTCTAGGAGAGAAAAGACTCCATGAGATGTAGTTCCCCTGTCGTTCTGCTCCCGCGGGGAAACTTCTTGGAAAGATACCATCTGCACACAACGTTACAGCACAATAAGGCCAAATATTCTTAACTGCAAGGGGCCTTTCAGTTTTTCCCACCCCAAGATTTTACGGAAAGACTTCATCAACACCAATAACGCGCATGCCAGATATTTCTCACAGGGGTGCACACAAAACCGGGAACAGAAGTCCAGTTTCCCTCCAACTGTCAAAtaccaaaacatacaaagaagaccaccaaagtttgtttttttttcccacgTTGGAGTCCGCAGAAGCGCTCCACTATACATTGGATACCTTTTGGGGTTCCTTCGCTTGCCGGAGCCCGTACAGCCATTTGATGACCCGGGCGTTGCGCTCAATGATGGAGATGCCGTAGGGCATGCGCTCGGCCTGCCGCTCCTCCAAGGTGACCGCGCTGCGCCGGGAGCGGGTCCCCTCCGAGCTGGCCGTGCTGACGCTGTGGAACTTGACGGAGACGATGTCGGAGCTGGCCCGGGTGAATCGCTCGACCTCCACGTCACCCATGTCCTCGGGGTCCAGGCCGCAGTAGTTGAAGAAACGCTCCAAGTCGGCCGTGGCCCGGGAATAGCGGTCGCTCAGATCCGATTTGGATCGGTGCAGGAGGGTCTGGTGCTTGCCGCCGTCCGGCCACAGCTCCCTGCAGGGGCTCGGGGAGTTCAAGGAGCCGGCCGAAGGGATCCGGGCGTGGGCGGGCGACGTGGACGAGGGAGTCAACTGGATCGTCGGGGTCACCCTGGCCCGCAGCGCCGCACACGGCCGGACGTCCACCCGGCGCACGGCCACGGTGCTGGGGGGCTTGGAGGAGACCGAGCTCGGGGAGAGCTTACTCAGGCCCTCCCCGGGCCCCTTTTTCGGGGGGGTGCCCGGCAAGTGCTCCAGGGGGCCCTCGGGTTTGGCGAAGGCGAGCGGGCTGTCGCAAAAGTTGATCAGGTTGTTGAGGATCTCCAGGTTCAAGGAGCTCTTGCTGGCGCAGACGTCGGGACGGCACCCTCCCTGCGGGGTCTTGCGGCCGGGGGTGAGCATGGCTCGGCGCACCCCGGGGGCGAAGAGGGGCTGCCGGAGGACGTGCGGCTTCACCGGCTCCTGCTTGGTGCTGGCCACGTGCCGGCTCTTGACGTACTTGGCCTTGTCGGCCTCCAGGCGCTCCACGGCGCTGGGCTTTTTGGCGGCCCCGGGCGCCGCCGGCCGGCGGAAGTACTCGGGGCCCCTGTTGAGGATGCGGAAGGGCATGGCGGAGGTGAAGGGCCCCACGGCCGGGTTGGGGTGGAGGCTGGCTTGGAGGGTCTCCACCGGCATGACGCTCAGGGGTGCGGCGTCTCCCTCCTGCCCAAGATCCACAGGTCAGCGGGTGgggtgaggaggggaggaaggcacCGTCTCCAAGACCCTCTTGGCTTGCAGGGAGCCCGGCCAAGCCGATCCGTCCCTGTGCAAAGAGAGAAAGGAGAAATCAGTGGCTCAGCGGTGCAGAAAGCCCCCGATCCCACGCCCGGCACTGCCTCTCTCTTAGCACCGAGGCAGACAAAGGCAACGACCGCTCGGCCCTGCCAGACGCGCCGGGCTGGCTTATTTCAAGGCACAGGCGCCGCCCACCTCTGGCAGACGGGGCTCCCCGAGCGGCCAATCCGCGACGGGAGAGGCACTTCAAACAGGAGCGCCTCGCCCAATCAGGAGCCGAGGAGAGGCTGGTTGAATGAAAAGGGCCCCCGAagggaagaatgaaagaaaggaagaaagggaaagcgCTCGGCTCCGCCCCCTCCGCCGGCTGTTCCGCGGACGCGGCCCCcctcccgccgccgcctcccccgGCCCGTCACCTGGCCTGTTCCCacgaacgggggtggggggggggggaaaccacgcGAAGGTGATGATGTCACAAtagcgggggagggggtggatgGCGACGTGacgcggggagggggggttgggggggaagaAACCCCCGGATCCCTGCGCCGGGTTCGAATCTTGCGGACCGCCCCGTTCGCAGAGGCGGACTTCgccatgggaggggggaggcgggtGCAGAAGTCCTCGGTGGAGGGAGATGGTCGCCTCTTCTGAGCCGCTGTTTATTTCTGATTTATTTTTGGCCTGCCGGAGGACAATTGGTTGCGGGTTCTCTAATGGTCGTGGCAGACAGACCTTTTAAGGGTGCCAACTTCCAGGGGTTGGCCTGGAGATCTACTGATCTCCCGGCGacagtagggttaccaatccccaggtaggggcaggggatcccctccttttggaggccctccccccacccccgcttcagggtcatcacaaagcggggatggggaaggaaatatccgctcggcactccattattccctacggaggccacgtcccatagggtataatggggaattgatccgcgggtatctggggctctggggagctgtgtttttttgagtagaggcaccaaatttgcagcatagcatccggtgcctctcctcaaaatgccctccaagtttcaaaaggattggaccagggggtccaattctatgagcacccaaagaaggtgcccctatccattattccaaatggagggaaggtccTCTAAGTTTcatgcggtcccttgaaatgcgatggccggaactccctttggagttcagtcacgcttgtcacacccttgctgctggctccaccccctaagtttcctggctccacccccaaagtctccagatatttcttgaattggacttggtaaccctaccatGAGGGGACATCCTGGGAAAACGGGTGCAAAAgctctccttggaggaagagggtTGACTCTCCCAAGACGCTgtttatttctgatttttttttttttgtctgccgGAGAACTGGTTGAAGGTTCTCTAAGTTTGGTGGCAGGCAgggatgttagggttgccaacttccaggggttggcctggagatctccttgggatggctgctgaactcccggcaacagaggtcagttcacaggggcaggagggaagaagaaaatactggatttatatcccgacctaaactttgaatctcagagtcctagagcggctcacaatctcctttatcttcctcccccacaacaggcaccctgtaaggtgggtggggctgagagagctctgccagaatcggctctttcaaggacagctcctgcgagagctatggctgacccaaggccattccagcagctgcaagtggaggagtggggaatcaaacctggctctcccagataagaattcacacacttaactactacaccaaactggctctcaagaagaagatactggatttatacaccCCACCCTGCACTCTAAATCTCAAGAGTCTctgagctgtcacaatctcctttacctgtgaggtgggtggggctgtgaggtgggtgggactcaaacctagctctcccagataagaattcacacacttaactactacaccaaactaactctcaagaagaagatactggatttatacaccCCACCCTGCACTCTAAAACTCAAGAGTCTCTGAgccatcacaatctcctttaccttctccccccaccacagcagacaccctgtgaggtgggtggggctgagagagctctgccagaatcagctctttcaaggacaactcctgcgagagctctggctgacccaaggccattccagcagctgcaagtggaggagtgaggactcaaacccagctctcccagataagaattcacacacttaactactacaccaaactaactctcaagaagaagatactggatttatacaccCCACCCTGCACTCTAAATCTCAAGAGTCTCTgagccgtcacaatctcctttaccttctccccccaccacagcagacatcctgtgaggtgggtggggctgagagagctctgacagaatcggctctttcaaggacaactctgccagagcgatggctgacccaaggccattccagcagctgcaagtggaggagtggggaatccaacccggttctcccagataagacagccatggctgacccaaggccattccagcaggtgcaagtggaggagtggggaatcaaacccggctctcccagatcagagtccacgcacttcaccactacaccaaactggctcagcggtgctactggactccgaatttgctctgttgcttcacaccaacatggctgcccaccgggGTCCACTTTCTCCGCTGTCTCCCTCCTGCGTCCAAGCGAGAGGCGCATTCGGAATGGTTTATGACTGTTCCTCTGTCTATCTCATTAACTGGGGGATTAACTGCAGGGTGGGGGGGACTAAAATGACTCACAAGAGAAAAGCCTTGTCAGGCTCATTAGAAACCGAGGAACCGCAGGGGAAGGGGGTGTTTGCCACTCTGCCCTTTCCCCCAAAGTAGGAGGTGGGGGCTCACACAAGAATCCCCTGCTGGGAACGGATATTAATGCGGATTTTTAATGcagcggttcccaacctttttggcatcaagGACTGTTTTTCTGTAAGACAATTTTCCTATGGactgcggggggggaggggggaatggtttCAGGACGATAGTTGTCTGTgcgctttatttctattagtttggtgtggtggttaagtgcgtggactcttatctgggagaactggggtttgattccccacttctccacttgcagctgctggaatggccttgggtcggcctgagctctcgcaggagttgtccttaaaagggcagattctgtcagagctctctcagccccacccacctcacagggtgtctgttgtgggggaggaaggtgaaggtgattgtgagccgctctgagattcagagtggagggcaggatataaatccaatgtattattattattattactactacgaCAGTGAAATATATCAggtgtggccaatggtagctctccagatgtttttttttgcctacaactcccatcagctccagccattggccatgctggctggggctgatgggagttgtaggcaaaatacatctggagagctaccattgaccactcctaatgaaataattatacaactcacagctcagttgctaacaggccatggactgctACTGggccacggcccaggggttggagaCTCCTGCTTTAATGAGCCCAGAAGGAGATTGAAACTGGGGAGGGTCCTTAGTTGTTAGGATGTGTCCCCGGAGACAAAAGTCATGTTAATTCACGCCACGCTATTCCTcattaccagtttggtgtagtggttaagtgtgcggactcctatctgagagaaccgggtttgattccccactcctccacttgcacctgctagcatggcctaggGCAGCCATTgctctctgggagaaccgagcttgattccccattcctccacttgcagctgctggaatggccttgggtcagccatagctctggcagaggttgtccttgaaagggcaactgctgtgagagccctctcagccccacccccctgggggaggaaggtaaaaggagattgtgagccgctctgagactcttcagagtggagggcaggatataaatccaacatcttcatctacctcacagggtgtctgttgagggggaggaagggaaaggagattgtgagccgctctgagactcttcggagtggagggcgggatataaatccaatatcttcatctacctcacagggtgtctgttgtgggggaggaaggtaaaggagatggtgagccgctctgagattcttcggagtggagggcagggcataaatccaatatcttcatctacctcacagggtgtctgttgtgggagaggaaggtaaaggagattgtgagctgctctgagactcttcggagtggagggtgggatataaatccgatatcttcttcttcttcttcttcttcttcttcttcttcttcttcttcttcttcttcttcttcttcttcttcttcattacgaTGTATGGGTGGAAAAGTTGGACGATGAAGAGAGCCCGCAGGAAActaaacccatctcccactatatttgaatgtatttttttttcctaatggcgaactagaatgatgtttataatgtgtgCTACATGTTTgcaagtaaattaggtggacaggaacccCTCTGGGAAAGACATGGCCTCAGTTTTACCCAGACTTGCAAGTAATAGAGCAGATGGTCAAAATtcgcttaaggtaagagccacatagaataaatgtcagatatttgaaagcagcgagacatgaatgtcagatgtttgagaggcacaagacaggaaggaaggaaggaaggaaggaaggaaggaaggaaggaaggaaggaaggaaggaaggaaggaaggaaggaaggaaggaaggaaggaaggaaggaaggaaggaaggcaaatggatggggaagtgagaggtgaaagaaagcaacaaactttaaatgcattcttcaagctttccgctggcttggcttggagagccacacaatatctgtgaaagagccacacgtggctcccgagccacagtttggccagccctgcaatAGAGCAATGAACAGAACCATTTattgtgacactctcaccatcattctcccattctgaacaaagcaggagtcaaggcgcaccttcaagaccaaccaagtcttatttagaacgtcagctttcgtgtgctctctaagcacacttcatcagacgaggggaatcaggtattgtggctggaatacatgcagttgaTGAAGAGGACAAACTAACCGACCACATGGTcgcataaaacagtgtggcttggccatttggtctggatagccataaaaggtaataaaattccctgccaattggtgtttctgcaacTCTAGGTCAATCCCAAAAGGACGTGTGTgccctagttgtagtccacccaatttGCAGGGAAttctattaccttttatggctacccagaccaaatggccaagccacactgctttatgtgaccatgtgatcggttagtttgccctcttcatCAACAAACggcatgtattccagccacaatccccgattcccctcgtctgatgaagtgtgcttagagagcacgcgaaagctgacgttctaaataaaacctggttggtcttaaaggtgccacttgactcctgctttgttcaactgcttcagaccaacacggctgcccgccggGATCTATTCTCCCACTCTGACATGTTGCTGTTGtcttggtttcccacgcaaatgccaTCCAGTCCAAATGTTCTTTCTATTTGTGAATTTcgctattttgccactggattctaactttgcgcagctttgcattcttaaccactgccctcCAGCTATACGCGGCTCTggtcactgtaccccattccgtggtctgatgaagtgcacttgcacacgaaagctgacgttctgaataaaactctgttggtcttaaaggtgcgacttgactcccgctttgttctgctgcttcagactaacatggctgcccgcttggatctatctacaagggGTGGGGAGTGGATTCTTTTGAAATATGGTGTTGGAGGAGGACGCTGAAAttggttccttattcattccttatttgtgaTTTATTCCTGATTTGAACCAAAAACACACTGAGGAGAGCTGGAAAGCTCTGAACTGCAAAATACGTTCTGGACCACCACCTATCATCCAtccatgaagtgatggtatcgctttactctgatctggtaagacttcacctggagtcttgtgttcagttttgggcaccacattttaagaaagatatagacaagctagaacgggtccagaggagggcgacgaagatggtgaggggtctggagaccaagtcctatgaggaaaggttgaaggagctggggatgtttaaaaaggtcaaggcagtcccctgtgcaagcatcactcgttttcgactctggggtgacgttgctttcacaacattttcacggcagactttttgtggggtggtttgccattgccttccccagtcacctacgcttcccccccagcaagctggggactcctttgaccgacctgggaaggatggaaggctgagtcaacctgcagccggcttccgctgggatcggactcaggtcgtgagcatagggctccgactgcaggactgcagctttaccactgcaccacggggctcttctgagtgtgtttagcctggataaaaggcagctgagagatgatatgatcatcttcaaggacttggaagagctgtcctgtagaggatggtgcggaattgttttctgtggccccagaaggtcagaccagaaccaatgggttgaaattaaatcaagaaagtttccagctcaacattaggaagaccttcctgaccgttagagcgattcctcagtggaacaggcttcctccttgggaggtggtgggctctccttccttggaggtttttcaacagaggctagatggccatctgacagcaatgaagagcctgtgaatttagggggaggggtttgtgagtttcctgcattgcgcagggggttggactagatgacgctggaggtcccttccaactctaggagtctatgattctaaatcatgaataaggaactgagaataaggaaccaacttcagtctCCTTTGTTGGAgaggagttttacagataccctCGACCACCGAAAAGACAAAATCTGTGAGTTCTGGATCCAAAAGCCTGAAAAGCTAAGATGAGTCTATTGTGCTTTGGTCACATCATCATGAGAGCTCATTAGCACGACTCATTTGCATAATgtatttgcatctgccacacacccctgacatcatcagaaggtgtactaaattatatcagctcagcatctaccttcaaatgcttcttgaattagataatgaaaccttactccataagaacataagagaagccatgttggatcaggtcaatggcccatccagtccaacactctgtgtcacagaagaacataagagaagccctgttggatcaggccagtggcccatccagtccaacactctgtgtcacataagaacataagagaagccctgttggatcaggccagtggccaatccagtccaacactctgtgtcacgcagtggccaaaaaaaccaggtactatcaggaggtccaccagtggggccaggacactagaacccttcccactgttgccccctccccatcaccaagaatacagagcatcactgccccggacataagaacataagccatgttggatcaggccagtggcccatccagtccaacactctgtgtcacataagaacataagagaagccctgttggatcaggccagtggcccatccattccaacactctgtgtcacacattggccaaaaaactccaggtgccatcaggaggtccaccaatggggtcaggaccccagaagccctcctactgttgcccccccagcaccaa is a window from the Heteronotia binoei isolate CCM8104 ecotype False Entrance Well chromosome 2, APGP_CSIRO_Hbin_v1, whole genome shotgun sequence genome containing:
- the FAM110A gene encoding protein FAM110A, encoding MPVETLQASLHPNPAVGPFTSAMPFRILNRGPEYFRRPAAPGAAKKPSAVERLEADKAKYVKSRHVASTKQEPVKPHVLRQPLFAPGVRRAMLTPGRKTPQGGCRPDVCASKSSLNLEILNNLINFCDSPLAFAKPEGPLEHLPGTPPKKGPGEGLSKLSPSSVSSKPPSTVAVRRVDVRPCAALRARVTPTIQLTPSSTSPAHARIPSAGSLNSPSPCRELWPDGGKHQTLLHRSKSDLSDRYSRATADLERFFNYCGLDPEDMGDVEVERFTRASSDIVSVKFHSVSTASSEGTRSRRSAVTLEERQAERMPYGISIIERNARVIKWLYGLRQAKEPQKVSNV